The following coding sequences are from one Nicotiana tomentosiformis chromosome 3, ASM39032v3, whole genome shotgun sequence window:
- the LOC104114818 gene encoding probable Ufm1-specific protease isoform X2, with the protein MVSETQDPTIRILCRRLQIIKNESGLQWLIGSPFFPRHTIISTFRCIHTTPSNPLSPDFSKESDDIRTLLPKGFEVIGALIVENDGNLDKIAGEAINAACNLKKSLSSDENLGNLELVGAVVDLNSANDVRFFVSKDGKLGSLQSVSSIMYEDKPEKYIWERGCLLRCALHVKLPLYYNTSNPDDVHEIYMRAAEAVASKFKDPQVTCLIEALAETSSGAIVLRGSDLNTYSSNSSSELKDSDTKALLCSYFFSMSKDITSFSSIENADKIQVSFLLNKSINSAKPSAPIAEYYPATQETELLVIGHKLEVLCYAAKDLSLAYSVSKLVIPALLDQLHSMRKVIMPDLLKGHPEWHPYHFLPPGLLHPITVLYELSYGETELKQVETRRSLHLRLGLPFDRPLLRISNAIDLVGKKNTGSSVQKGSSLLKDAHLGIPCSGVSGGVSSLVQGSYEYYHYLHEGLDDSGWGCAYRSLQTIISWFKLQNYTSIDVPSHSSLFLKQETARYKMKTNRTQGVPSIAQSNINHG; encoded by the exons ATGGTTAGCGAAACCCAAGACCCGACTATTCGGATCCTCTGCCGGAGGCTCCAGATTATCAAGAATGAATCGGGTCTTCAATGGCTCATCGGCTCTCCATTCTTCCCTCGCCATACCATTATCTCTACCTTCCGATGTATCCACACTACCCCCTCCAATCCTCTATCTCCGGATTTCTCCAAAGAATCAG atGATATAAGAACACTGCTTCCGAAGGGTTTTGAAGTTATTGGAGCTTTAATTGTCGAAAATGACGGAAATTTGGACAAAATCGCCGGGGAGGCGATTAATGCAGCTTGTAATTTGAAGAAAAGTTTGTCGAGTGATGAAAATTTGGGCAATCTGGAGCTGGTCGGTGCTGTGGTGGATTTAAATAGCGCTAATGATGTTCGTTTTTTCGTGTCGAAGGATGGAAAATTGGGCAGTCTTCAGAGTGTTAGTTCCATTATGTACGAAGACAAGCCTGAAAAGTATATTTGGGAAAGAGGCTGTTTGCTTCGGTGTGCTCTTCATGTAAAATTGCCTCTGTATTATAATACTAGTAACCCTGATG ATGTACATGAGATATATATGCGTGCAGCTGAAGCTGTTGCTAGTAAATTCAAAGACCCACAAGTTACTTGCCTAATAGAAGCTTTAGCTGAAACTTCAAGTGGTGCTATCGTTCTTCGTGGTTCAGACCTGAACACATATAGTTCAAATTCTTCCTCTGAACTTAAAGATTCTGATACGAAAGCTTTGTTATGTTCATACTTCTTTTCAATGAGTAAAGATATTACCTCATTTTCTTCAATAGAG AATGCAGATAAAATCCAAGTAAGCTTTCTGCTTAATAAATCAATAAATTCTGCAAAACCTTCTGCACCTATTGCTGAATATTATCCAG CCACCCAGGAAACTGAACTTCTGGTCATAGGCCATAAACTTGAAGTGCTTTGTTATGCGGCAAAAGATCTATCGCTGGCTTATAGCGTATCAAAGTTGGTCATCCCTGCACTACTTGACCAGTTACACTCAATGAGGAAAGTTATCATGCCTGACCTCTTAAAGGGGCATCCGGAg TGGCATCCATATCACTTCCTTCCTCCAGGACTTTTACATCCGATTACAGTCTTGTATGAACTTAGTTATGGTGAGACAGAACTGAAGCAAG TTGAAACAAGAAGATCCCTCCATTTGAGACTTGGGTTACCTTTTGATCGCCCTCTTCTTAGAATTTCAAATGCTATTGATCTAGTAGGGAAGAAGAATACTGGCAGCTCAGTCCAGAAAG GCTCTTCTTTGCTTAAGGATGCACATTTGGGGATTCCATGTAGTGGTG TTTCTGGAGGTGTCTCCTCTCTGGTTCAAGGTTCTTATGAGTACTACCATTACCTCCATGAGGGACTTGATGACTCG GGGTGGGGCTGTGCTTACCGCTCTCTGCAGACAATCATTTCTTGGTTCAAGTTGCAAAATTACACTTCGATTGATGTCCCATCACACAG CTCCCTCTTTTTAAAACAAGAGACTGCTAGATATAAAA TGAAAACAAACAGAACACAAGGAGTACCATCTATTGCGCAGAGCAACATAAATCATGGTTAA
- the LOC104114818 gene encoding probable Ufm1-specific protease isoform X3 encodes MVSETQDPTIRILCRRLQIIKNESGLQWLIGSPFFPRHTIISTFRCIHTTPSNPLSPDFSKESDDIRTLLPKGFEVIGALIVENDGNLDKIAGEAINAACNLKKSLSSDENLGNLELVGAVVDLNSANDVRFFVSKDGKLGSLQSVSSIMYEDKPEKYIWERGCLLRCALHVKLPLYYNTSNPDDVHEIYMRAAEAVASKFKDPQVTCLIEALAETSSGAIVLRGSDLNTYSSNSSSELKDSDTKALLCSYFFSMSKDITSFSSIENADKIQVSFLLNKSINSAKPSAPIAEYYPATQETELLVIGHKLEVLCYAAKDLSLAYSVSKLVIPALLDQLHSMRKVIMPDLLKGHPEWHPYHFLPPGLLHPITVLYELSYGETELKQVETRRSLHLRLGLPFDRPLLRISNAIDLVGKKNTGSSVQKGSSLLKDAHLGIPCSGVSGGVSSLVQGSYEYYHYLHEGLDDSGWGCAYRSLQTIISWFKLQNYTSIDVPSHSSLFLKQETARYKSKQTPVAIASKGIA; translated from the exons ATGGTTAGCGAAACCCAAGACCCGACTATTCGGATCCTCTGCCGGAGGCTCCAGATTATCAAGAATGAATCGGGTCTTCAATGGCTCATCGGCTCTCCATTCTTCCCTCGCCATACCATTATCTCTACCTTCCGATGTATCCACACTACCCCCTCCAATCCTCTATCTCCGGATTTCTCCAAAGAATCAG atGATATAAGAACACTGCTTCCGAAGGGTTTTGAAGTTATTGGAGCTTTAATTGTCGAAAATGACGGAAATTTGGACAAAATCGCCGGGGAGGCGATTAATGCAGCTTGTAATTTGAAGAAAAGTTTGTCGAGTGATGAAAATTTGGGCAATCTGGAGCTGGTCGGTGCTGTGGTGGATTTAAATAGCGCTAATGATGTTCGTTTTTTCGTGTCGAAGGATGGAAAATTGGGCAGTCTTCAGAGTGTTAGTTCCATTATGTACGAAGACAAGCCTGAAAAGTATATTTGGGAAAGAGGCTGTTTGCTTCGGTGTGCTCTTCATGTAAAATTGCCTCTGTATTATAATACTAGTAACCCTGATG ATGTACATGAGATATATATGCGTGCAGCTGAAGCTGTTGCTAGTAAATTCAAAGACCCACAAGTTACTTGCCTAATAGAAGCTTTAGCTGAAACTTCAAGTGGTGCTATCGTTCTTCGTGGTTCAGACCTGAACACATATAGTTCAAATTCTTCCTCTGAACTTAAAGATTCTGATACGAAAGCTTTGTTATGTTCATACTTCTTTTCAATGAGTAAAGATATTACCTCATTTTCTTCAATAGAG AATGCAGATAAAATCCAAGTAAGCTTTCTGCTTAATAAATCAATAAATTCTGCAAAACCTTCTGCACCTATTGCTGAATATTATCCAG CCACCCAGGAAACTGAACTTCTGGTCATAGGCCATAAACTTGAAGTGCTTTGTTATGCGGCAAAAGATCTATCGCTGGCTTATAGCGTATCAAAGTTGGTCATCCCTGCACTACTTGACCAGTTACACTCAATGAGGAAAGTTATCATGCCTGACCTCTTAAAGGGGCATCCGGAg TGGCATCCATATCACTTCCTTCCTCCAGGACTTTTACATCCGATTACAGTCTTGTATGAACTTAGTTATGGTGAGACAGAACTGAAGCAAG TTGAAACAAGAAGATCCCTCCATTTGAGACTTGGGTTACCTTTTGATCGCCCTCTTCTTAGAATTTCAAATGCTATTGATCTAGTAGGGAAGAAGAATACTGGCAGCTCAGTCCAGAAAG GCTCTTCTTTGCTTAAGGATGCACATTTGGGGATTCCATGTAGTGGTG TTTCTGGAGGTGTCTCCTCTCTGGTTCAAGGTTCTTATGAGTACTACCATTACCTCCATGAGGGACTTGATGACTCG GGGTGGGGCTGTGCTTACCGCTCTCTGCAGACAATCATTTCTTGGTTCAAGTTGCAAAATTACACTTCGATTGATGTCCCATCACACAG CTCCCTCTTTTTAAAACAAGAGACTGCTAGATATAAAAGTAAGCAGACTCCAGTTGCAATAGCTTCAAAAGGGATAGCTTAA
- the LOC104114817 gene encoding pentatricopeptide repeat-containing protein At5g50280, chloroplastic has product MALKHSFIPSSASCTLQVNHYSYVPHPVTIRKNPICLRPFSQSSFPSFSSSCLPQTTSSPLFLSFLEDDEEESEEEEEELILSETEQLKQPDNDPIRRFFQTRTADLESDPDPGREGKLSFSKNRKTSWHLASISSSTENDEDEVEDILNLPLDTLSSPKNEGVVSEILAKARSLPENVTLGEVLGEFERRVGAKECEEVLGLLGNEGLAINCLYFFEWMRLNEPSLVTPRAYTILFPILGRAGMSKELLVLFKNLPGKKGFRDVHVYNAAISGFLCCRRYDDAWGVFESMETNSVQPDHVTSSIMITIMRKRGNSAKEAWNLFEKMNGKGVKWSLEVAGALIKSFCDEGLKKEALIIQSEMEKKGISSNVIVYNTLMHAYCKANQIEEAEGLFDEMKRKKIAPTSATYNILMDAYSRRLQPDVVEKLLLEMENAGLEPNVKSYTCLISAYGKLKKMSDMAANAFLRMKKVGIKPNSYSYTALIHAYSISGWHDKAYTAFENMLREGIKPSIETYTALLDAFRRAGDTQTLKKIWKMMIRDKIEGTRVTFNILLDGFAKQGCYVEARDVICEFGKLGLQPTVMTYNMLINAYARGGQESRLPQLVKEMAALNLKPDSITYCTMIYAYIRVRDFKRAFYYHKQMVKSRQVPDTESYEKLRAILDVKAAIKNRKDKSALMGIVRSSMGLLKEKKKGKKDEFWKNRKRGSRFQGQ; this is encoded by the exons ATGGCGCTGAAACACTCCTTTATCCCGTCTTCTGCTTCCTGTACATTACAGGTCAATCACTACTCCTATGTCCCTCACCCTGTTACAATTAGAAAAAATCCCATATGCCTTAGACCATTCTCTCAATCATCCTTCCCTTCTTTCTCCAGCTCTTGCCTTCCTCAGACTACATCCTCCccccttttcctttcttttcttgaaGACGACGAAGAAgaatctgaagaagaagaagaagaacttaTTCTTTCAGAAACCGAGCAGCTAAAACAACCAGACAATGACCCAATTCGCCGGTTCTTCCAGACCCGGACTGCAGACTTAGAATCCGACCCAGACCCAGGTCGTGAAGGCAAGTTATCATTTTCAAAGAACCGTAAAACATCTTGGCACCTCGCTTCTATCAGTAGTTCAACTGAAAATGACGAGGACGAGGTCGAGGACATACTAAACTTACCACTCGACACACTCTCAAGTCCTAAAAATGAGGGTGTTGTAAGTGAAATATTGGCAAAGGCGAGGAGTTTACCGGAAAATGTGACGTTAGGGGAGGTATTAGGGGAATTTGAAAGGAGGGTTGGGGCAAAAGAGTGTGAAGAGGTGCTGGGTTTATTAGGAAATGAAGGTTTGGCTATTAATTGCTTGTATTTTTTCGAGTGGATGAGGCTTAATGAGCCTTCATTGGTTACACCTCGCGCTTATACAATTCTGTTCCCTATACTTGGGAGGGCTGGTATGAGCAAGGAGTTGCTAGTTTTGTTTAAAAACTTGCCTGGAAAAAAAGGGTTCAGGGATGTTCATGTTTACAACGCGGCCATTTCCGGGTTTTTATGCTGTAGAAG GTATGATGATGCTTGGGGAGTTTTTGAGTCCATGGAAACAAATTCTGTCCAACCAGACCATGTGACGAGTTCCATTATGATTACAATTATGAGGAAACGGGGCAATAGCGCCAAAGAAGCTTGGAATTTATTCGAAAAGATGAACGGAAAAGGTGTGAAGTGGAGCTTGGAAGTAGCAGGCGCTCTAATTAAATCCTTTTGTGATGAAGGCCTGAAGAAGGAAGCTTTAATTATCCAGTCAGAAATGGAGAAAAAGGGAATATCTTCTAACGTCATTGTCTATAATACTCTGATGCATGCTTACTGTAAAGCTAACCAAATTGAAGAAGCTGAAGGTCTCTTTGATGAGATGAAGAGGAAAAAAATTGCACCTACCTCGGCTACTTACAATATTTTGATGGATGCATACAGTAGGAGACTGCAGCCTGATGTTGTTGAGAAACTGCTACTGGAAATGGAAAATGCTGGTTTGGAGCCAAATGTGAAATCATATACATGCCTGATCAGTGCCTATGGTAAACTGAAGAAAATGAGTGACATGGCTGCAAATGCGTTCTTGAGAATGAAAAAGGTTGGTATAAAACCGAATTCTTACTCTTATACAGCTCTTATCCATGCCTATTCAATCAGTGGGTGGCATGATAAAGCTTATACAGCTTTTGAGAACATGCTAAGGGAGGGAATAAAACCCTCGATAGAAACTTATACTGCTCTGCTTGATGCATTTAGACGTGCTGGTGATACCCAAACACTCaagaaaatttggaaaatgaTGATCAGAGATAAAATTGAAGGGACAAGGGTGACATTTAACATTCTACTCGATGGATTTGCTAAACAAGGTTGCTATGTTGAAGCAAGAGATGTGATTTGTGAGTTTGGGAAGCTTGGGTTACAGCCAACAGTAATGACTTACAACATGCTGATCAATGCATATGCAAGAGGAGGACAAGAATCAAGGTTGCCACAGCTTGTGAAGGAGATGGCAGCACTTAATCTAAAACCTGATTCTATTACTTATTGCACAATGATATATGCCTATATCCGTGTGCGGGATTTCAAGAGGGCATTTTATTATCACAAGCAGATGGTGAAAAGTCGGCAAGTGCCTGATACTGAATCATATGAGAAGCTCAGGGCAATTCTGGATGTAAAAGCTGCCATAAAGAACAGGAAGGATAAGAGTGCTTTAATGGGAATAGTTAGAAGCAGTATGGGCTtgttgaaagagaagaaaaagggaAAGAAGGATGAGTTCtggaaaaatagaaaaagaggaTCAAGATTTCAAGGACAGTAA